One window of Phoenix dactylifera cultivar Barhee BC4 chromosome 5, palm_55x_up_171113_PBpolish2nd_filt_p, whole genome shotgun sequence genomic DNA carries:
- the LOC103711129 gene encoding ethylene-responsive transcription factor ERF027 → MADHRHSHGQHPDHVRGGARPSPLQTHEDVYGAGAPQIEQPPPTPTGGRMGTDSPAAWKHPSYRGVRSRSGKWVSEIREPRKANRIWLGTYPTAEMAAVAYDVAAHALRGADAVLNFPDRVSSHPAPASTSPSDIRAAAAAAAAALLEKPETEKDAAAAQVPSRQSEASGSGQGKEGEFMDEEAIFGMPNLLASMAEGMLMSPPRLSPTGSDDSPEVSEGESLWSYP, encoded by the coding sequence ATGGCCGACCACCGTCATTCACACGGGCAACATCCGGACCACGTGCGTGGCGGCGCCCGACCATCTCCACTCCAAACACATGAAGATGTCTACGGCGCCGGTGCACCGCAGATCGAACAACCCCCGCCTACCCCGACCGGCGGCCGCATGGGGACCGACAGCCCGGCCGCCTGGAAGCACCCGAGCTACCGCGGCGTCCGGTCCCGGAGCGGCAAGTGGGTGTCGGAGATCCGCGAGCCCCGCAAGGCCAACCGCATCTGGCTCGGCACGTACCCGACCGCCGAGATGGCGGCCGTCGCCTACGACGTTGCGGCGCACGCACTCCGCGGCGCCGACGCGGTCCTCAACTTCCCGGATCGTGTCTCGTCCCACCCGGCTCCCGCGTCGACCTCGCCGTCGGACATACGCGCTGCGGCCGCCGCGGCTGCCGCGGCGCTGCTGGAAAAGCCTGAGACGGAGAAGGATGCGGCGGCGGCGCAGGTTCCGTCGAGACAAAGCGAGGCCAGTGGGTCTGGGCAGGGAAAGGAGGGTGAGTTTATGGACGAGGAGGCGATCTTTGGCATGCCCAACTTGTTGGCCAGCATGGCGGAGGGGATGCTAATGAGTCCTCCGAGGCTGAGCCCGACTGGTTCCGATGACTCGCCGGAGGTTTCAGAGGGGGAAAGCTTATGGAGCTATCCATAA